A genomic stretch from Arachis stenosperma cultivar V10309 chromosome 3, arast.V10309.gnm1.PFL2, whole genome shotgun sequence includes:
- the LOC130970387 gene encoding NAC domain-containing protein 104-like has protein sequence MTNLPPGFCFSPTDEELILHFLYSRISLPFHPSIIPDLDPSQLHPCQLNGKAFSSGNQHYFFTNKVKENRSTENGYWKEIGLSEPIISADANKKLGIKKYFVFNLNEGTETNWVMQEYHISSSMFHNPISCYTNGTAHRRLLKPDQNQNNKWVLCRVYEKNKSQSQQGATANSYYSDEDDCGSELSYLDEVYLSLDDDLEVISPPN, from the exons ATGACGAACCTTCCTCCTGGGTTTTGCTTCTCTCCAACAGATGAAGAACTCATCCTTCACTTTCTTTATTCCAGAATTTCTCTACCATTCCATCCCAGCATCATACCGGACCTTGATCCCTCTCAACTTCATCCATGTCAATTAAATG GTAAGGCGTTTTCAAGTGGGAATCAACACTATTTCTTCACCAATAAAGTGAAGGAAAACAGAAGCACAGAAAATGGGTATTGGAAGGAAATAGGTTTGAGCGAACCTATAATCTCAGCTGATGCAAACAAGAAATTGGGAATCAAGAAGTATTTTGTCTTCAATCTTAATGAAGGCACAGAAACCAATTGGGTCATGCAGGAATACCATATTTCCTCATCTATGTTCCACAACCCTATTTCATGTTATACAAATGGAACTGCTCATCGAAGATTATTAAAACCT GATCAAAATCAGAACAATAAATGGGTTTTGTGCAGAGTGTATGAGAAGAACAAGTCACAATCACAACAAGGTGCAACTGCAAACTCCTACTATAGCGACGAGGATGATTGTGGATCAGAACTTTCATATCTAGATGAGGTTTATCTGTCACTTGATGATGATCTTGAAGTCATAAGCCCCCCTAATTAA
- the LOC130966828 gene encoding cation/H(+) antiporter 15-like — MEDPLKKREDIVCYAPQMITTNGIWQGDNPLNYALPLFILQVMLVVIATRIFVFILKPIRQPRVIAEILGGVILGPSVLGQSKTFAEAVFPLRSVMVIETMANLGLLYFLFLVGVGMDVSSLKRIGRKAVFIAAGGMVLPFVIGAIFSFVITSGDRPVNKGAYILLLGVVLSVTAFPVLARILAELKLINTEMGRVALSSALINDAFSWILLAVAITMAQSERLVLSSFMILISSVAFVLFYVFAVRPIIGWIIRKTPEGESFSDFYVCLILAGVMVSGFITDAMGTHSVFGAFVFGLTIPTGPLSLTLVEKIEDFVSGLLLPLFFAISGLKTNLGLIKGVFPWLTIVTLVLLSCIGKIAGTIFVAVSYQMTLDEGAALGLLMNSKGLVEMIVLNVGRDQKVLDERSFAIMVTITVLMTGIIVPGLSAIYNPTKRVISYKRRTIQMSRKDEELKVLVCIHTPRNVPSIINLLDASNPTKKSPICIYVLHLVELTGRTSALLIVHNSRKSDQPALNATQAQSDHIINAFANYEQQASCVTVQPLTAMSPYSTMHEDVCNLAEDKRVALIILPFHKLHTIDGGMEPINAPFRTVNRNVLANAPCSVGILVDRGLNWSNRLVDDVVVSHYVAVLFFGGPDDREGLSYGWRMSEHEGVCLTLMRFVPGTEVGSTTDTKQPPSHNHNTNNIQEEPRILTVDTEKDTEKQLDERLIQLFRMNRVNNESIVYIEKVVNNGEETVAAIRSMEDIHDLIIVGRGQGMISPLTAGLTDWSECPELGAIGDLLASPDFATSASVLVVQQYVGQGSEVDNSLVTTDNVVNTNEEYINQRTHHSVAPPTGHTVHMFNDTERQLR, encoded by the exons ATGGAAGATCCATtaaagaaaagggaagacatAGTGTGCTATGCACCACAGATGATAACAACAAACGGGATATGGCAAGGAGATAACCCATTGAATTATGCGTTGCCTCTCTTCATATTGCAAGTTATGTTAGTTGTCATTGCCACCCGCATCTTTGTCTTCATCCTCAAGCCCATTCGCCAGCCTCGCGTTATTGCTGAAATCTTG GGAGGTGTAATATTGGGTCCTTCGGTGCTTGGACAAAGCAAAACATTTGCAGAGGCAGTTTTTCCTCTGAGAAGTGTTATGGTGATTGAAACAATGGCAAACCTTGGTCTGCTGTACTTCCTGTTCTTGGTTGGAGTGGGAATGGATGTTTCATCGCTGAAGCGCATTGGCAGAAAAGCAGTTTTCATAGCAGCTGGAGGGATGGTGTTGCCCTTTGTCATTGGAGCAATCTTCTCCTTTGTTATCACCAGTGGTGACAGGCCGGTTAACAAAGGTGCTTACATCTTGTTGCTCGGCGTTGTTCTCTCTGTAACTGCATTCCCTGTTCTTGCTAGAATCCTTGCTGAGCTCAAACTCATCAACACTGAGATGGGAAGGGTTGCACTCTCCTCTGCACTCATTAATGATGCCTTTTCTTGGATACTTTTGGCCGTGGCCATCACTATGGCACAGAGTGAAAGGCTTGTGTTGTCTTCCTTCATGATTCTGATCTCTAGTGTGGCCTTTGTGCTCTTTTATGTCTTCGCAGTGCGGCCCATCATCGGCTGGATTATAAGGAAGACGCCGGAAGGTGAATCGTTCAGCGATTTCTATGTTTGTCTAATACTAGCCGGTGTCATGGTTTCAGGTTTCATAACTGATGCTATGGGGACACATTCTGTTTTTGGAGCATTTGTTTTTGGATTGACAATCCCAACTGGACCACTTAGTTTAACTCTTGTGGAGAAAATTGAGGACTTCGTCTCAGGGCTTTTGCTTCCCTTATTCTTTGCAATTAGTGGGTTGAAGACTAATTTGGGTCTCATCAAAGGTGTATTCCCGTGGTTAACTATAGTCACCCTTGTTTTGCTATCTTGCATTGGCAAAATTGCTGGAACCATATTTGTTGCAGTTTCTTATCAAATGACACTTGATGAAGGAGCAGCTCTAGGCTTACTCATGAACTCAAAAGGCCTTGTTGAGATGATTGTGCTTAATGTTGGCAGGGACCAAAAG GTTTTGGATGAGAGATCATTTGCAATAATGGTCACCATAACTGTGCTAATGACTGGAATAATTGTACCTGGATTATCAGCTATCTACAACCCAACAAAGAGGGTCATATCATACAAAAGAAGAACAATTCAGATGTCAAGAAAAGATGAAGAGCTGAAGGTCCTAGTTTGTATCCATACACCTCGGAACGTGCCATCCATAATAAACCTTCTTGATGCCTCAAATCCAACAAAGAAGTCACCAATATGCATCTATGTGCTCCATTTGGTAGAACTCACGGGCCGTACATCTGCATTGCTCATTGTCCACAACTCTAGAAAATCGGATCAGCCTGCACTTAACGCAACTCAAGCTCAATCTGATCACATAATCAATGCCTTTGCCAACTACGAGCAACAGGCTTCTTGTGTCACTGTGCAGCCCTTGACAGCAATGTCCCCTTACTCCACAATGCATGAAGACGTATGCAATTTGGCCGAGGACAAGCGCGTCGCCTTAATAATCCTCCCATTCCACAAACTACATACAATTGATGGTGGAATGGAACCAATAAACGCGCCATTTCGCACTGTAAACCGCAATGTGCTTGCAAATGCGCCTTGCTCGGTTGGAATTTTAGTAGACAGAGGCTTGAATTGGTCGAACCGCTTGGTTGATGATGTTGTAGTGTCTCATTACGTGGCAGTGTTGTTCTTTGGAGGTCCAGATGACAGAGAAGGATTGAGCTATGGATGGAGGATGTCGGAACATGAAGGTGTATGTCTTACTCTAATGCGCTTCGTTCCTGGAACAGAAGTTGGAAGCACAACGGACACAAAGCAGCCTCCTAGCCACAACCACAATACAAACAATATTCAAGAGGAACCTAGGATACTAACGGTAGATACTGAGAAGGACACAGAAAAACAATTGGATGAGAGGCTTATACAATTGTTCAGGATGAACCGTGTGAACAATGAATCCATTGTGTACATTGAGAAAGTGGTGAACAATGGCGAAGAGACCGTGGCCGCTATAAGATCAATGGAGGACATCCATGATCTTATCATAGTTGGGAGAGGACAAGGAATGATATCGCCACTCACAGCAGGACTCACTGACTGGAGTGAGTGCCCCGAGTTAGGAGCTATTGGGGATTTGTTAGCATCACCAGATTTTGCAACATCTGCATCAGTCTTGGTAGTTCAACAATATGTTGGCCAAGGTTCAGAGGTAGATAATTCGTTGGTAACAACAGATAATGTAGTTAACACAAATGAAGAATATATTAATCAGAGAACACATCATTCAGTAGCACCACCAACTGGACATACCGTTCATATGTTCAATGACACAGAACGACAACTGAGATGA
- the LOC130966829 gene encoding uncharacterized protein LOC130966829, with product MAALRRVTIQEAGAPDFTLQPYQAHHPGVAADFELKTALLNLMPKFHGLPAQEPIKHLRDFQAVCSTVRHDGADETFILLKAFPFSLEGKAREWYYAQPRVTVANWNTLRREFLEKIFPTEVTDRLRKEISMIVQGESETLHEYWERFNNLLEACPHHMIEKLVLLGYFTQGMKPQDKTTLEGASNGDLAESTRNHRQRQGHSKAITEVSSSKETTALTQSICEMTNLLKQIQLSQQQAQQAQPFLPQQNQQLIPQRQIMENNLTSTLNGLNSTLQALVSQIGSLNNSNNQPLSPSGIPSQPLPNSKGGINAITLRSGTTLQGRNPEEPSPLEHAPADDMVEVEDVEEEDEAQGMAEAEAA from the exons atggcagcactTAGGAGAGTTACTATCCAGGAAGctggagcccctgattttacactGCAACCGTATCAAGCACATCACCCAGGGGTAGCTGCAGATTTTGAACTAAAGActgcactactcaacttgatgcctaAGTTTCATGgtttacctgctcaagagcctatcaagcaccttagggatTTTCAAGCAGTCTGTTCTACTGTCAGGCATGATGGTGCAGATGAAACTTTTATTCTGTTAAAAGCCTTCCCgttctctcttgagggaaaggcaagagagtggtactacgcCCAACCTAGAGTGACTGTTGCTAACTGGAATACGCTTAGAAGggaatttttggaaaaaatctTTCCAACTGAAGTTACTGATAGATTGAGGAAGGAAATTTCCATGATTGTTCAAGGCGAATCCGAGACTCTCCACGAATATTGGGAGCGCTTCAACAATCTTCTAGAAGCATGTCCCCACCACATGATTGAGAAGTTAGTGTTGCTTGGCTACTTCACACAGGGCATGAAGCCTCAAGACAAGACaacattggaaggtgctagcaatgg cgacttagctGAATCCACTAGGAATCACAGGCAGAGGCAAGGCCACTCAAAAGCTATTACAGAGGTATCCTCTAGTAAAGAGACTACTGCTCTAACTCAGAGTAtatgtgaaatgaccaacttACTGAAGCAGATACAGTTGAGTCAACAACAAGCTCAGCAAGCTCAGCCTTTTCTACCACAGCAAAACCAACAGTTgattccacaaaga CAGATCATGGAAAACAACCTTACTTCTACTCTAAATGGTCTGAACTCTACCTTGCAAGCTCTTGTCTCACAAATTGGATCACTAAATAACTCCAACAACCAGCCTTTGAGCCCCAGTGgaatcccctctcaaccattacccaactCCAAAGGTGGCATCAATGCCATTACCTTGAGGTCTGGAACCACACTACAAGGGAGGAATCCTGAGGAGCCAAGCCCGCTAGAACACGCCCCAGCCGATGACATGGTTGAGGTAGaggatgttgaagaagaagatgaagcacAAGGCATGGCTGAAGCAGAAGCAGCCTAA